Proteins co-encoded in one Medicago truncatula cultivar Jemalong A17 chromosome 8, MtrunA17r5.0-ANR, whole genome shotgun sequence genomic window:
- the LOC25501484 gene encoding protein trichome birefringence-like 2 has protein sequence MDSNRFSFSEPFLKTRRKLFSEFSLCVGASLLLCSLFFLSNSLKVPKNSVFLPVFNNSNTNSSFVSHPFSFNSTNHSCVYLNNASEISLKRIEEESVIVGRISEVNVSSVGVEKKNSSFVSPNVKNNVNVTNDASYNGNTSIVEGRNEDLVRDKNVTLITHSDEQVEKMNVGNLYDKCDIFDGKWVRDDSKPYYPLGSCPFIDRDFNCHLNGRLDLEYVKWKWKPNKCHIPSLNATDFLERLRGQRLVFVGDSLNRNMWESLVCILRQSLRYKKRVFEISGKREFKKKGVYAFRFEDYNCSVDFVASPFLVRESTFKGKNGSFETLRLDLMDHTTSRYQDANIIVFNTGHWWTHEKTSKGEEYYQEGNHVYPRLKALDAYMRALTTWAKWVDRKINANHTQVFFRGYSVTHFWGGQWNSGGQCHKETEPIYNETYLQKHPSKMRALEHVIQNMKTEVIYMNISRLTDYRKDGHPSVYRKDYKTSMKQNSSSLYEDCSHWCLPGVPDTWNELLYVSLLKYGKGTWKI, from the exons ATGGATTCAAATAGATTCTCATTCTCAGAACCATTTCTAAAAACtagaagaaaattattttctgaATTTAGTTTATGTGTTGGTGCTTCTTTGCTTTTATGTTCTCTTTTTTTCCTTAGTAATTCCCTCAAAGTTCCTAAAAATTCAGTCTTTCTTCCAGTTTTCAACAATTCTAACACTAATTCTTCTTTTGTTTCACACCCCTTTTCTTTTAATAGTACTAATCACTCTTGTGTTTATTTGAACAATGCTTCTGAGATTTCTCTTAagagaattgaagaagaaagtgtTATTGTTGGTAGAATTAGTGAAGTAAATGTGTCAAGTGTTggagttgaaaagaaaaattctaGTTTTGTAAGTCCTAATGTGAAGAACAATGTGAATGTGACCAATGATGCTTCATACAATGGAAATACTAGTATTGTAGAGGGAAGGAATGAAGATTTGGTTAGGGATAAGAATGTAACTTTAATCACTCATAGTGATGAGCAAGTGGAGAAAATGAATGTTGgtaatttatatgataaatgtgATATCTTTGATGGAAAGTGGGTAAGAGATGATTCAAAGCCATATTATCCTTTAGGTTCTTGTCCCTTCATTGATAGAGATTTTAATTGTCATCTTAATGGGAGGCTTGATCTTGAATATGTAAAATGGAAGTGGAAGCCAAATAAATGTCACATTCCAAG TTTGAATGCAACTGATTTTCTCGAGAGGTTGCGCGGGCAGAGGCTGGTTTTTGTCGGAGATTCATTGAACAGGAATATGTGGGAGTCCCTTGTTTGTATCCTTCGACAAAGCCTCCGGTACAAGAAACGTGTTTTTGAAATTTCAGGGAAAAGGGAGTTTAAAAAGAAAGGTGTCTATGCTTTTAGATTTGAG GATTACAATTGTTCAGTGGATTTTGTTGCTTCACCATTCCTTGTTAGAGAATcaactttcaaaggaaaaaaTGGTTCATTTGAGACATTAAGATTGGATTTGATGGATCACACAACTTCAAGGTATCAGGATGCTAATATTATAGTCTTCAATACAGGCCATTGGTGGACACATGAGAAAACATCAAAAGG AGAAGAATATTATCAAGAAGGAAACCATGTATATCCAAGACTCAAAGCTTTGGATGCTTATATGAGGGCTTTGACCACATGGGCTAAATGGGTTGATCGAAAAATTAACGCCAATCATACGCAGGTTTTCTTCAGAGGATACTCAGTTACTCATTTCTG GGGTGGACAATGGAATTCAGGTGGACAGTGCCACAAAGAAACCGAGCCAATATATAATGAAACTTACTTACAAAAGCATCCTTCAAAAATGCGAGCGCTAGAGCATGTCATCCAAAATATGAAAACCGAAGTCATATATATGAACATAAGTAGACTTACAGATTACAGAAAAGACGGACATCCTTCAGTATACCGAAAAGATTACAAGACATCAATGAAGCAGAACTCTTCTTCGCTATACGAAGATTGCAGCCATTGGTGTTTGCCTGGAGTACCAGATACTTGGAatgaattgttatatgtttctctCTTAAAATATGGAAAGGGAACTTGGAAAATCTGA